A stretch of the Salarias fasciatus chromosome 3, fSalaFa1.1, whole genome shotgun sequence genome encodes the following:
- the LOC115384982 gene encoding ADAMTS-like protein 1 isoform X1 gives MAGGCWWSGGPLLPLLPLLLLLAGCVKVAVLANDGDAVFIREFTLIRRDHLPEEPLQDNSQKPEDPSSRTARSEEDRDTLWDAWGSWSECSRTCGGGASYSLRRCLSSKVCEGQNIKYRTCSNVDCPPDAGDFRAQQCSAHADVRYLGQYHEWLPVYNDPDNPCALRCRAKGSGLLVELAPKVLDGTRCYTESLDMCISGACQIVGCDHELGSTTKEDNCGVCNGDGSSCRLVRGHYKSQHASGKTEDTVVVVPYKSRHVRLVLKGPDHLYVESKTLQGVKGEVSLDKTGQYHLENTTLDYQKLADKEVLRITGPLGADFTVKVQFASGADSVVQYIYYQPIIHRWRETDFFPCSVTCGGGYQLTSAECFDLRTGRVVVDQYCHYYPENVKPKPKLQECNMEPCLDSDGYKQIMPYDLYHPLPRWESSPWTACSTSCGGGIQSRSVSCVEEDMQGNITPTEEWKCLYSPKTAILQPCNAFDCPTWLAQEWSPCTVTCGQGLRYRVVLCIDHRGLHAGGCNPTTKPHIKEECLVTVPCYKSMDTLPVEAKPVWHKQAIELEEEVTVTEEPTFIPGPWQACSRTCGAGTQRRTVRCQVLLSFSQTVADLPDDECDGAKPPERQPCYRTPCPGGEKEEEVEEEVETPGREELHDWEYEGFTECSESCGGGVQEAVIICLNKQTREAVDESVCVSARRPPQLLQDCKTQPCPPRWETGNFSSCSATCGVGLMTRSVACTHRPSRSSNHTAVLRDEDCHSPKPSPVQACNRFDCPPMWDAGDWGQCSQSCGGGVQRRRVLCKQRLADGSVLELPDTFCPSRSPASQQPCGKTDCPPQWITTNWTQCSVTCGNGIQTLQAICRKPGANGQYSTVDPKDCLEATRPIQIRQCSLRHCENGAKPDPSILAQRKVYIQWKKGKKVQLVVGGYAYLLPWTTVVLRCPTRHFRKGHIRWLKDGKPLASLPHRSATSLGSVKIQQVRASDAGIYTCVAGKAREHLVLQIIGSKQKLSAPVSWLFENGQQKVRWPDVISARETFQELPVSLNQYDSIVEQLLELKDSVQDEKHIADKPHSGEKNRSTLEDERATSELPLPVVLTADTHRLDEIVQNLSAGLGGLRREQLLTQLLSELTATEGDANESTLHPPESAESSTQLPVPYKPNTRAHTPRLRTPVIIQRTKKVGGSPQSELVVSVGVPVLLQKSVATLELRCEALGNPEPTLKWTKNGKELHFSNRVDLLPTGSLRIQAPGKDDEGLYTCTARNRVGRTSLSSWLQFTGVKGRSCVQGSSVGPNGPACSERRNSSLPAELCQGQVCPLTWRVDPWSTCSTSCGGGSQTRTVRCLKGPEGRSREVESQQCLAAGRRPSDTRLCNTSPCARWGTTSWGPCHGPCVGPSLATQHRHVYCQDTNGTKIRYRSCSGLQRPSSTRNCSTEMCALQWRVGPWTQCTASCGRHGFQSRQVTCIHHRTGKAAREHHCRWRPRPPSWQRCNILSCGRAGECRDSTKYCENVRQLELCPLPQFQSRCCHSCRST, from the exons AGCTCCCGGACAGCCcgctcagaggaggacagagacacgcTGTGGGATGCCTGGGGCTCGTGGAGTGAATGTTCTCGCACCTGTGGTGGAGGAGCTTCCTATTCCCTACGACGCTGCCTCAGCTCCAA GGTCTGTGAAGGGCAGAATATCAAATATCGCACATGCAGTAATGTG GACTGCCCGCCAGACGCCGGGGACTTTCGCGCCCAGCAGTGTTCGGCCCACGCCGACGTGCGGTACCTGGGTCAGTACCACGAGTGGCTGCCGGTCTACAACGACCCCGACAACCCCTGCGCCCTCCGGTGCCGAGCCAAAGGCTCGggcctgctggtggagctggctCCCAAGGTCCTGGACGGGACGCGCTGCTACACCGAGTCCCTGGACATGTGCATCAGCGGAGCCTGCCAG ATTGTAGGTTGCGATCATGAGCTCGGCAGCACAACAAAGGAGGACAACTGTGGCGTCTGCAATGGGGATGGCTCGTCCTGCAGACTTGTGCGAGGCCACTATAAATCCCAGCATGCCTCAGGAAAAA CTGAAGACACGGTTGTCGTCGTCCCCTATAAGAGCCGCCATGTCCGCCTGGTCCTGAAAGGCCCGGATCACTTGT ATGTGGAGAGTAAGACCCTACAAGGGGTCAAAGGTGAAGTGTCCTTGGATAAAACCGGGCAGTACCACCTGGAAAACACCACCTTGGACTACCAGAAACTCGCCGATAAGGAGGTCCTGAGAATCACAGGCCCGCTCGGAGCAGATTTCACTGTCAAA GTGCAGTTTGCCTCTGGAGCAGACAGTGTGGTCCAGTATATTTACTACCAGCCCATCATCCACCGCTGGAGGGAAACCGACTTCTTCCCCTGCTCTGTCACATGTGGCGGAG GTTACCAGCTGACCTCGGCAGAGTGCTTTGACCTGCGGACTGGCCGGGTGGTCGTGGACCAGTATTGTCACTATTACCCGGAAAATGTCAAACCCAAACCCAAGCTGCAGGAGTGCAACATGGAGCCGTGTCTGGACAG TGACGGCTACAAGCAGATTATGCCATATGACCTCTACCACCCCTTACCGAG GTGGGAGAGCAGTCCCTGGACGGCCTGCTCCACCTCTTGTGGCGGCGGCATCCAGAGCCGCTCGGTGTCGTGCGTGGAGGAGGACATGCAGGGAAACATCACTCCGACAGAGGAGTGGAAGTGTCTCTACTCTCCCAAGACGGCCATCCTGCAGCCCTGCAACGCCTTCGACTGTCCCACCTGGCTGGCACAGGAGTGGTCGCCT TGCACAGTGACATGCGGACAGGGTCTGCGCTACAGAGTGGTGCTGTGCATCGATCACAGAGGCCTGCATGCTGGAGGCTGCAACCCCACCACCAAGCCACACATCAAGGAGGAGTGTCTGGTGACCGTGCCTTGCTACAAGTCCATGG ATACATTACCTGTTGAGGCCAAACCGGTGTGGCACAAGCAGGCCatagagctggaggaggaggtgactgTAACCGAGGAACCGAC CTTCATCCCGGGTCCCTGGCAGGCCTGCAGCCGGACGTGCGGAGCCGGGACTCAGCGGCGGACCGTCAGGTGCCAGGTGCTGCTCTCCTTCTCGCAGACCGTCGCCGACCTGCCCGATGACGAGTGCGACGGGGCGAAGCCGCCCGAGAGGCAGCCCTGCTACCGCACGCCCTGCCCTggaggggagaaggaggaggaggtggaggaggaagtcgAGACACCGGGGAGGGAGGAGCTGCACGACTGGGAGTATGAGGGCTTCACCGAGTGCTCAGAGAGCTGCGGAGGAG GCGTGCAGGAGGCCGTGATCATCTGTCTGAACAAGCAGACGAGGGAGGCGGTCGatgagagcgtgtgtgtgagcgcccGGCGGCCCCCGCAACTCCTCCAAGACTGCAAAACTCAACCTTGCCCGCcaag ATGGGAAACGGGGAACTTCAGTTCATGCTCTGCTACCTGTGGGGTCGGCCTGATGACCCGCTCCGTGGCCTGCACCCACCGGCCCTCTCGCAGCAGCAACCACACCGCAGTGCTCAGAGATGAGGACTGCCACAGCCCCAAGCCCAGTCCTGTCCAGGCTTGCAACCGCTTCGACTGCCCTCCGATGTGGGACGCAGGCGACTGGGGACAG TGCTCCcagagctgtggcggaggtgttcagaggaggagagtccTCTGCAAACAGCGACTGGCTGACGGAAGTGTCCTCGAGCTGCCCGACACCTTTTGCCCGTCCAGGAGTCCGGCCAGCCAGCAGCCCTGTGGCAAGACGGACTGCCCCCCTCAGTGGATCACCACCAACTGGACCCAG TGCTCAGTGACCTGTGGAAATGGCATTCAGACCCTGCAAGCCATCTGCAGGAAACCAGGAGCAAACGGACAGTATTCCACTGTAGACCCTAAAGACTGTCTTGAGGCGACCAGGCCCATCCAAATCCGACAATGCTCCCTCAGGCACTGTGAAA ACGGTGCCAAGccggatccctccatactggcTCAGAGGAAGGTTTACATCCAGTGGAAGAAAGGTAAAAAAGTACAGTTGGTCGTTGGCGGCTACGCCTACCTGCTGCCCTGGACGACTGTGGTCCTCCGCTGCCCGACCCGCCACTTCCGTAAAGGCCACATCAGATGGCTGAAGGACGGGAAACCCCTGGCCAGCCTCCCTCACCGCTCCGCTACCTCACTCGGCTCCGTGAAGATCCAACAGGTCCGCGCTTCCGACGCCGGGATATACACATGCGTGGCAGGCAAAGCCCGAGAGCATCTGGTCCTGCAGATCATCGGCAGCAAACAAAAGCTGTCTGCTCCGGTGTCGTGGCTCTTTGAGAACGGACAGCAAAAGGTTCGCTGGCCAGACGTGATCTCAGCCAGGGAGACGTTTCAGGAGTTACCCGTTTCTCTCAACCAGTACGACAGCATTGTTGAGCAGTTGCTTGAACTCAAAGACTCGGTCCAAGATGAGAAACACATTGCCGACAAGCCTCACTCCGGTGAGAAGAACAGGTCCACTCTGGAAGACGAGAGAGCCACTTCTGAGCTTCCCCTCCCCGTTGTTCTCACCGCCGACACCCACAGGCTGGATGAGATTGTGCAGAACCTCTCTGCGGGCCTCGGAGGACTTCGGAGGGAGCAGCTCCTCACTCAGCTGCTCAGCGAGCTCACGGCGACGGAGGGAGACGCCAACGAATCGACTCTTCACCCTCCGGAAAGCGCCGAGTCTTCCACCCAGTTGCCGGTTCCCTATAAACCCAACACCAGAGCTCACACGCCCAGGCTCCGAACCCCCGTGATAATTCAGCGGACGAAGAAAGTTGGAGGTTCGCCGCAGTCTGAGCTGGTCGTTTCTGTGGGCGTGCCGGTTCTGCTGCAGAAATCGGTCGCCACACTGGAACTGAGGTGCGAAGCGCTGGGGAATCCAGAACCAACCTTGAAATGGACAAAGAATGGAAAAGAGCTGCACTTCAGTAACAG agtgGACCTGTTGCCCACCGGCTCACTGAGGATTCAGGCTCCTGGCAAAGACGACGAGGGTTTATACACTTGCACTGCCAGGAACCGTGTTGGAAGGACTTCTCTCTCATCTTGGCTGCAGTTTACAG GTGTTAAAGGAAGAAGCTGTGTCCAGGGCAGCAGCGTGGGACCAAATGGTCCCGCTTGctctgagaggaggaacagcagcctGCCGGCCGAGCTCTGCCAAGGACAAGTCTGCCCCCTAAC GTGGAGAGTGGATCCGTGGTCAACATGCTCCACATCGTGTGGCGGTGGATCCCAGACCAGGACCGTCCGCTGTTTAAAGGGTCCTGAAGGCAGATCAAGAGAGGTAGAGAGCCAGCAGTGCCTCGCAGCGGGGAGGAGACCGTCTGACACCAGGCTGTGCAACACATCGCCCTGTGCCAGATGGGGCACAACCTCCTGGGGGCCG TGTCATGGCCCATGCGTGGGTCCGAGTCTGGCCACACAACACCGACATGTCTATTGCCAAGACACAAACGGCACCAAAATCCGCTACAGGAGCTGCAGCGGGCTGCAGAG GCCCAGTTCCACGAGGAACTGCTCCACGGAGATGTGCGCTCTGCAGTGGCGCGTCGGGCCGTGGACGCAGTGCACCGCCTCCTGCGGGCGCCACGGCTTCCAGTCCCGTCAGGTGACCTGCATCCACCACCGGACCGGCAAGGCCGCCAGGGAGCACCACTGCAGGTGGAGGCCTCGGCCTCCCAGCTGGCAGCGCTGCAATATTTTGTCATGTGGGAGAG CAGGCGAATGCAGAGACAGTACCAAGTACTGCGAGAACGTCCGACAGCTGGAGCTTTGCCCGCTGCCCCAGTTCCAAAGCCGCTGCTGTCACTCCTGTCGAAGCACCTGA
- the LOC115384982 gene encoding ADAMTS-like protein 1 isoform X2: MAGGCWWSGGPLLPLLPLLLLLAGCVKVAVLANDGDAVFIREFTLIRRDHLPEEPLQDNSQKPEDPSSRTARSEEDRDTLWDAWGSWSECSRTCGGGASYSLRRCLSSKVCEGQNIKYRTCSNVDCPPDAGDFRAQQCSAHADVRYLGQYHEWLPVYNDPDNPCALRCRAKGSGLLVELAPKVLDGTRCYTESLDMCISGACQIVGCDHELGSTTKEDNCGVCNGDGSSCRLVRGHYKSQHASGKTEDTVVVVPYKSRHVRLVLKGPDHLYVESKTLQGVKGEVSLDKTGQYHLENTTLDYQKLADKEVLRITGPLGADFTVKVQFASGADSVVQYIYYQPIIHRWRETDFFPCSVTCGGGYQLTSAECFDLRTGRVVVDQYCHYYPENVKPKPKLQECNMEPCLDSDGYKQIMPYDLYHPLPRWESSPWTACSTSCGGGIQSRSVSCVEEDMQGNITPTEEWKCLYSPKTAILQPCNAFDCPTWLAQEWSPCTVTCGQGLRYRVVLCIDHRGLHAGGCNPTTKPHIKEECLVTVPCYKSMDTLPVEAKPVWHKQAIELEEEVTVTEEPTFIPGPWQACSRTCGAGTQRRTVRCQVLLSFSQTVADLPDDECDGAKPPERQPCYRTPCPGGEKEEEVEEEVETPGREELHDWEYEGFTECSESCGGGVQEAVIICLNKQTREAVDESVCVSARRPPQLLQDCKTQPCPPRWETGNFSSCSATCGVGLMTRSVACTHRPSRSSNHTAVLRDEDCHSPKPSPVQACNRFDCPPMWDAGDWGQCSQSCGGGVQRRRVLCKQRLADGSVLELPDTFCPSRSPASQQPCGKTDCPPQWITTNWTQCSVTCGNGIQTLQAICRKPGANGQYSTVDPKDCLEATRPIQIRQCSLRHCENGAKPDPSILAQRKVYIQWKKGKKVQLVVGGYAYLLPWTTVVLRCPTRHFRKGHIRWLKDGKPLASLPHRSATSLGSVKIQQVRASDAGIYTCVAGKAREHLVLQIIGSKQKLSAPVSWLFENGQQKVRWPDVISARETFQELPVSLNQYDSIVEQLLELKDSVQDEKHIADKPHSGEKNRSTLEDERATSELPLPVVLTADTHRLDEIVQNLSAGLGGLRREQLLTQLLSELTATEGDANESTLHPPESAESSTQLPVPYKPNTRAHTPRLRTPVIIQRTKKVGGSPQSELVVSVGVPVLLQKSVATLELRCEALGNPEPTLKWTKNGKELHFSNRVDLLPTGSLRIQAPGKDDEGLYTCTARNRVGRTSLSSWLQFTGVKGRSCVQGSSVGPNGPACSERRNSSLPAELCQGQVCPLTWRVDPWSTCSTSCGGGSQTRTVRCLKGPEGRSREVESQQCLAAGRRPSDTRLCNTSPCARWGTTSWGPCHGPCVGPSLATQHRHVYCQDTNGTKIRYRSCSGLQRPSSTRNCSTEMCALQWRVGPWTQCTASCGRHGFQSRQVTCIHHRTGKAAREHHCRWRPRPPSWQRCNILSCGRGECRDSTKYCENVRQLELCPLPQFQSRCCHSCRST, from the exons AGCTCCCGGACAGCCcgctcagaggaggacagagacacgcTGTGGGATGCCTGGGGCTCGTGGAGTGAATGTTCTCGCACCTGTGGTGGAGGAGCTTCCTATTCCCTACGACGCTGCCTCAGCTCCAA GGTCTGTGAAGGGCAGAATATCAAATATCGCACATGCAGTAATGTG GACTGCCCGCCAGACGCCGGGGACTTTCGCGCCCAGCAGTGTTCGGCCCACGCCGACGTGCGGTACCTGGGTCAGTACCACGAGTGGCTGCCGGTCTACAACGACCCCGACAACCCCTGCGCCCTCCGGTGCCGAGCCAAAGGCTCGggcctgctggtggagctggctCCCAAGGTCCTGGACGGGACGCGCTGCTACACCGAGTCCCTGGACATGTGCATCAGCGGAGCCTGCCAG ATTGTAGGTTGCGATCATGAGCTCGGCAGCACAACAAAGGAGGACAACTGTGGCGTCTGCAATGGGGATGGCTCGTCCTGCAGACTTGTGCGAGGCCACTATAAATCCCAGCATGCCTCAGGAAAAA CTGAAGACACGGTTGTCGTCGTCCCCTATAAGAGCCGCCATGTCCGCCTGGTCCTGAAAGGCCCGGATCACTTGT ATGTGGAGAGTAAGACCCTACAAGGGGTCAAAGGTGAAGTGTCCTTGGATAAAACCGGGCAGTACCACCTGGAAAACACCACCTTGGACTACCAGAAACTCGCCGATAAGGAGGTCCTGAGAATCACAGGCCCGCTCGGAGCAGATTTCACTGTCAAA GTGCAGTTTGCCTCTGGAGCAGACAGTGTGGTCCAGTATATTTACTACCAGCCCATCATCCACCGCTGGAGGGAAACCGACTTCTTCCCCTGCTCTGTCACATGTGGCGGAG GTTACCAGCTGACCTCGGCAGAGTGCTTTGACCTGCGGACTGGCCGGGTGGTCGTGGACCAGTATTGTCACTATTACCCGGAAAATGTCAAACCCAAACCCAAGCTGCAGGAGTGCAACATGGAGCCGTGTCTGGACAG TGACGGCTACAAGCAGATTATGCCATATGACCTCTACCACCCCTTACCGAG GTGGGAGAGCAGTCCCTGGACGGCCTGCTCCACCTCTTGTGGCGGCGGCATCCAGAGCCGCTCGGTGTCGTGCGTGGAGGAGGACATGCAGGGAAACATCACTCCGACAGAGGAGTGGAAGTGTCTCTACTCTCCCAAGACGGCCATCCTGCAGCCCTGCAACGCCTTCGACTGTCCCACCTGGCTGGCACAGGAGTGGTCGCCT TGCACAGTGACATGCGGACAGGGTCTGCGCTACAGAGTGGTGCTGTGCATCGATCACAGAGGCCTGCATGCTGGAGGCTGCAACCCCACCACCAAGCCACACATCAAGGAGGAGTGTCTGGTGACCGTGCCTTGCTACAAGTCCATGG ATACATTACCTGTTGAGGCCAAACCGGTGTGGCACAAGCAGGCCatagagctggaggaggaggtgactgTAACCGAGGAACCGAC CTTCATCCCGGGTCCCTGGCAGGCCTGCAGCCGGACGTGCGGAGCCGGGACTCAGCGGCGGACCGTCAGGTGCCAGGTGCTGCTCTCCTTCTCGCAGACCGTCGCCGACCTGCCCGATGACGAGTGCGACGGGGCGAAGCCGCCCGAGAGGCAGCCCTGCTACCGCACGCCCTGCCCTggaggggagaaggaggaggaggtggaggaggaagtcgAGACACCGGGGAGGGAGGAGCTGCACGACTGGGAGTATGAGGGCTTCACCGAGTGCTCAGAGAGCTGCGGAGGAG GCGTGCAGGAGGCCGTGATCATCTGTCTGAACAAGCAGACGAGGGAGGCGGTCGatgagagcgtgtgtgtgagcgcccGGCGGCCCCCGCAACTCCTCCAAGACTGCAAAACTCAACCTTGCCCGCcaag ATGGGAAACGGGGAACTTCAGTTCATGCTCTGCTACCTGTGGGGTCGGCCTGATGACCCGCTCCGTGGCCTGCACCCACCGGCCCTCTCGCAGCAGCAACCACACCGCAGTGCTCAGAGATGAGGACTGCCACAGCCCCAAGCCCAGTCCTGTCCAGGCTTGCAACCGCTTCGACTGCCCTCCGATGTGGGACGCAGGCGACTGGGGACAG TGCTCCcagagctgtggcggaggtgttcagaggaggagagtccTCTGCAAACAGCGACTGGCTGACGGAAGTGTCCTCGAGCTGCCCGACACCTTTTGCCCGTCCAGGAGTCCGGCCAGCCAGCAGCCCTGTGGCAAGACGGACTGCCCCCCTCAGTGGATCACCACCAACTGGACCCAG TGCTCAGTGACCTGTGGAAATGGCATTCAGACCCTGCAAGCCATCTGCAGGAAACCAGGAGCAAACGGACAGTATTCCACTGTAGACCCTAAAGACTGTCTTGAGGCGACCAGGCCCATCCAAATCCGACAATGCTCCCTCAGGCACTGTGAAA ACGGTGCCAAGccggatccctccatactggcTCAGAGGAAGGTTTACATCCAGTGGAAGAAAGGTAAAAAAGTACAGTTGGTCGTTGGCGGCTACGCCTACCTGCTGCCCTGGACGACTGTGGTCCTCCGCTGCCCGACCCGCCACTTCCGTAAAGGCCACATCAGATGGCTGAAGGACGGGAAACCCCTGGCCAGCCTCCCTCACCGCTCCGCTACCTCACTCGGCTCCGTGAAGATCCAACAGGTCCGCGCTTCCGACGCCGGGATATACACATGCGTGGCAGGCAAAGCCCGAGAGCATCTGGTCCTGCAGATCATCGGCAGCAAACAAAAGCTGTCTGCTCCGGTGTCGTGGCTCTTTGAGAACGGACAGCAAAAGGTTCGCTGGCCAGACGTGATCTCAGCCAGGGAGACGTTTCAGGAGTTACCCGTTTCTCTCAACCAGTACGACAGCATTGTTGAGCAGTTGCTTGAACTCAAAGACTCGGTCCAAGATGAGAAACACATTGCCGACAAGCCTCACTCCGGTGAGAAGAACAGGTCCACTCTGGAAGACGAGAGAGCCACTTCTGAGCTTCCCCTCCCCGTTGTTCTCACCGCCGACACCCACAGGCTGGATGAGATTGTGCAGAACCTCTCTGCGGGCCTCGGAGGACTTCGGAGGGAGCAGCTCCTCACTCAGCTGCTCAGCGAGCTCACGGCGACGGAGGGAGACGCCAACGAATCGACTCTTCACCCTCCGGAAAGCGCCGAGTCTTCCACCCAGTTGCCGGTTCCCTATAAACCCAACACCAGAGCTCACACGCCCAGGCTCCGAACCCCCGTGATAATTCAGCGGACGAAGAAAGTTGGAGGTTCGCCGCAGTCTGAGCTGGTCGTTTCTGTGGGCGTGCCGGTTCTGCTGCAGAAATCGGTCGCCACACTGGAACTGAGGTGCGAAGCGCTGGGGAATCCAGAACCAACCTTGAAATGGACAAAGAATGGAAAAGAGCTGCACTTCAGTAACAG agtgGACCTGTTGCCCACCGGCTCACTGAGGATTCAGGCTCCTGGCAAAGACGACGAGGGTTTATACACTTGCACTGCCAGGAACCGTGTTGGAAGGACTTCTCTCTCATCTTGGCTGCAGTTTACAG GTGTTAAAGGAAGAAGCTGTGTCCAGGGCAGCAGCGTGGGACCAAATGGTCCCGCTTGctctgagaggaggaacagcagcctGCCGGCCGAGCTCTGCCAAGGACAAGTCTGCCCCCTAAC GTGGAGAGTGGATCCGTGGTCAACATGCTCCACATCGTGTGGCGGTGGATCCCAGACCAGGACCGTCCGCTGTTTAAAGGGTCCTGAAGGCAGATCAAGAGAGGTAGAGAGCCAGCAGTGCCTCGCAGCGGGGAGGAGACCGTCTGACACCAGGCTGTGCAACACATCGCCCTGTGCCAGATGGGGCACAACCTCCTGGGGGCCG TGTCATGGCCCATGCGTGGGTCCGAGTCTGGCCACACAACACCGACATGTCTATTGCCAAGACACAAACGGCACCAAAATCCGCTACAGGAGCTGCAGCGGGCTGCAGAG GCCCAGTTCCACGAGGAACTGCTCCACGGAGATGTGCGCTCTGCAGTGGCGCGTCGGGCCGTGGACGCAGTGCACCGCCTCCTGCGGGCGCCACGGCTTCCAGTCCCGTCAGGTGACCTGCATCCACCACCGGACCGGCAAGGCCGCCAGGGAGCACCACTGCAGGTGGAGGCCTCGGCCTCCCAGCTGGCAGCGCTGCAATATTTTGTCATGTGGGAGAG GCGAATGCAGAGACAGTACCAAGTACTGCGAGAACGTCCGACAGCTGGAGCTTTGCCCGCTGCCCCAGTTCCAAAGCCGCTGCTGTCACTCCTGTCGAAGCACCTGA